The DNA region ACTGTGTCCTCCATTTACCAAATAAAGGACACAACAAAATGCAAATTCAAACTGAACTGCTGCATACCAAAGATGCAGCAAAATTTCTTAATGTAAGCGTGGCTTTTTTAGAGCGAGATCGCTGGGCAGGTGCAAGAATCCCATTTGTCAAAGTGGGATCGCGTGCCGTGCGTTATCGTTTAGAAGATCTACACGCATATATCAACAATCAACGCCAAGACTCTGTATTGGAGTCTCGCCATGATTAATTTGGATAAATTTATCATTGGTGGCGAAGTCGTGCATGAAACTTTGCCCTCTGACCATCCTTTGGTGAGAGGGCAGCCAATCAATACACCTATTTACGATCAAGATTATCAATGGCGATTAAAAATACAGGCATTTACCCAAGGCGGATTTGAAGCCAAAGCGGTATTAGTCAATCGCAACCATTTAAACCGTTTGGTCAATCTCAATAGAGAACGTGGTAAGCGACCAGCACCTAAAGAGAAAGACGAAGAGGCAACTAAAAGAGATTTAGAAAAGTGTGCTTACCGTGCCGCAAGAAGAGTACGCCATCTTTGTTTAGAAATACGTGCAGATCGCTTACTCACTCTGACCAGTCGTAATTTACTGACAGATTATGATCAGCTCACCGCTACCTGGAAACGATTTATGCGCTTATTAGAAAGTGCTGGTGAATCATTTGAATATGTTGCAGTGCCAGAGCTCCATAAAAACGGTGAGCATTACCATATTCATGCTGCGATTAATGGCTTTGCTCGCGTCGAACTACTGCGTAAATGCTGGCAGATTGCGCTCGGTGGAAAGGGTAGTGAAAGGGGTGCAGATGCGCTTGGTAATGTTGATATTAAGTCGACAAGGCGTAAGGGGCAGCACAAAAGTAAACAAGCCATAGGCGTTGCAAAATACATCTCTAAGTACATTACCAAAAGCTATATTGAACATCACCAATTCAACCGAAAACGCTATTGGGCGCCTCGTTCTATTAAGCTACCTGAGACAACGGCAGAATGGATGCAAGCAGAGTATTTAGCCGATGCTGTACAAGAGCTTTACTCACGATTTGATACTGCCATTATGGTTGAAGCGGTGAAAGACAGAAGCTTATACATAACAGAAGCAAACGTACCAATGATATTTATGCGCTATTTACCGAACGAAGAAAAACCTTTACCAACGCCATTTTAGGCATCGGTCGCACGCACCGCGCGCCACGCGTCAGCGTGCCGCACGGAGCGGAGCGACGATGTCCTTTAGACTAGATATAAAGGACATTTAAGTACAGAAAATAATGAAATATTAATAATCATTTATTAGTGCTATTAATTTAAATATTAAAGTTGGACTTATGATCTTAAATAATTTATAAACTAATAAACAATAATTTGAAAAGTACACGACCTATGCAAGATGATTTCATTAGCTCATTACAAATCAACAAATACTCTTTTACTAAAGCTAGCTCAGAAGCGTTTACCCTAAACAATTACATGAAGAATTCATGGCCGATTGTTTACGTTATTAAAGATGATGACAAAAAAGAAGCATATGTTGGTGAATCAACTGATGCTATCACTCGTATGAAAAGTCATTTGTCTAATAAAGAGCGCTCTAAGCTTAAAGATCTACTCATTATTAGCTGTGATAAGTTTAATAAATCTGCTGCCTTAGATATTGAATCTAACTTAATACAATATATGTCCGCAGATAAAACTTACACATTGCAAAATGGAAATGCTGGGTTAGCAAATCATAATTATTATCAGCGTGACCAATATACAATGTTATTTAAAAGTATATGGGGGCAGCTAATAAGCCGAAAATATGCTAAAAATCCTCTATCTAGTTTAGAGAACTCTGAACTATTCAAATATTCACCTTATAAATCCTTAACATCCGATCAGCATAATTCTGTGTCAGAAATACTTGGCAGACTGAGCACTAAACAAAGAAGCACATTTTTTGTAGAAGGTGGAGCAGGAACAGGTAAAACAATATTAGCTGTGTACCTGATGAAGCTACTAAAAACAGATATTATTGATTTTAACCTTGATGAAGTCAATGAAGTCCATGCCTCAGAATTAGCACAGATTCTACAGCTTAAAGAAAACAACCCACTCCCTCGTATAGCATTGGTCGTTCCAATGACATCGTTGCGTAAAACACTTCAAAAAGTCTTTCGAAATGTTAAGGGCTTAAGTGCAAGTATGGTTATAGGGCCATCAGAAGTTTCTAAAAATGAATACGACTTACTGATTGTAGATGAGGCTCACCGTTTACGTAAGCGTAAAAATATTACCAACTTTAAAAGCTTTGATGATGCAAATAAATTACTTGGTTTTGATAAGGAAACAGGAACAGAAATCGACTGGATTTTAAAGCAGTCAAAAAACCAAATTTTCTTTTACGACTCACATCAATCAATTAAGCCATCTGATATTGATCAAAGTAAATTTGAGTCAGTCAGAATGGGGGAAAATGTTTACTCATTAAAGTTGCTTTCTCAACTTAGAGTAAAGGGAGGAGTAGATTATATTAGTTACATTGATAACTTATTACATTGTCGGCTTGAAGAAAGCGATAATAAGTTTAAGAGCGATAACTATGAATTCAAGCTATATGATTCATTAAAAGAGCTTTACTCAGATCTTAAAATTAAAGAGGAAGAGTTTGGTTTGTGTCGGCTACTTTCTGGTTATTCCTGGGAGTGGAAATCTCTTAAGGAGAATGTACCAGATATTACTATTGAAGGTTTAGATTTAAAGTGGAACGCCACCAATGAAGATTGGATCAATTCAGAAAATGCTTTTAATGAAGTAGGTTGTATTCATACAACACAGGGATACGACTTAAATTACACAGGTATTATTTTTGGAGAAGAAATCACCTACAACCCTGATACAAAAAGTATCGAAATTATTGCTAAGAATTACTTCGATAAGAAGGGGAAAAACGGCATTAAAAACCCAGCATTATTAAAAGAGTATATTTTGAATATTTATAAAACGATGATGCTACGCGGTATAAAAGGGACGTATGTATATGTCTGTAATGATGCTCTTAGAAAGTACTTCAAAAGCTTTATCTTATAAATCTGTGTATTTCTTTGCATTGCCTTTTGCTTTATTGATAGGGTATTTCAACGCATTTTTTTCTATCTTATCAATCATGATTTTTTTAATGTCGAAGTCATATTTATTTGCGATGAGTAGTGCAAATGCTAGGATGTCTGCTAATTCTTCTTTGATACGCTCTTGATCAGGATCATCTGCAGATTTCCAGAGAAATAATTCAAGTAGCTCGCTTGACTCAATATTTAAAGCAATTGCTAAATCTTTTGCGTTATGAAATTGTGACCAATCTCGCTCGTCTCTAAATTGAACTAATGCATTTGTTAAATATTTAATATCAGACATTTTTGATCATCCCCCTAAAAATTTGATTGCTTTAGTTTTCAGCAAATATTAACTTGGTTCTGCAATCCCTACTGACAGTTTTTAGCTTTATTTAGAAAATAGATTTAGTGGGAAACTTGCCTTTTTAGCATTTACATATTTCGCCATTTTTTCAATTCTTCGGTAGTGTGCCATTATAAGTTTGGATGATTCTTCTATATCTTTAGTGTGTTTGTCTAATTCAGCGAGGCTGTTAAATCCCAAACCTTTTGCCAACTCGTCATTAAGTTTATTTACAAGAGCTATCTGATCTTTCTCTAATTTTAGAATGTTGTTTTTTTCTTTTATTCTTCTATTTTTCAAA from Methylotenera sp. L2L1 includes:
- a CDS encoding helix-turn-helix transcriptional regulator, which translates into the protein MQIQTELLHTKDAAKFLNVSVAFLERDRWAGARIPFVKVGSRAVRYRLEDLHAYINNQRQDSVLESRHD
- a CDS encoding rolling circle replication-associated protein is translated as MINLDKFIIGGEVVHETLPSDHPLVRGQPINTPIYDQDYQWRLKIQAFTQGGFEAKAVLVNRNHLNRLVNLNRERGKRPAPKEKDEEATKRDLEKCAYRAARRVRHLCLEIRADRLLTLTSRNLLTDYDQLTATWKRFMRLLESAGESFEYVAVPELHKNGEHYHIHAAINGFARVELLRKCWQIALGGKGSERGADALGNVDIKSTRRKGQHKSKQAIGVAKYISKYITKSYIEHHQFNRKRYWAPRSIKLPETTAEWMQAEYLADAVQELYSRFDTAIMVEAVKDRSLYITEANVPMIFMRYLPNEEKPLPTPF
- a CDS encoding nucleotide pyrophosphohydrolase; its protein translation is MSDIKYLTNALVQFRDERDWSQFHNAKDLAIALNIESSELLELFLWKSADDPDQERIKEELADILAFALLIANKYDFDIKKIMIDKIEKNALKYPINKAKGNAKKYTDL
- a CDS encoding DUF2075 domain-containing protein; this translates as MQDDFISSLQINKYSFTKASSEAFTLNNYMKNSWPIVYVIKDDDKKEAYVGESTDAITRMKSHLSNKERSKLKDLLIISCDKFNKSAALDIESNLIQYMSADKTYTLQNGNAGLANHNYYQRDQYTMLFKSIWGQLISRKYAKNPLSSLENSELFKYSPYKSLTSDQHNSVSEILGRLSTKQRSTFFVEGGAGTGKTILAVYLMKLLKTDIIDFNLDEVNEVHASELAQILQLKENNPLPRIALVVPMTSLRKTLQKVFRNVKGLSASMVIGPSEVSKNEYDLLIVDEAHRLRKRKNITNFKSFDDANKLLGFDKETGTEIDWILKQSKNQIFFYDSHQSIKPSDIDQSKFESVRMGENVYSLKLLSQLRVKGGVDYISYIDNLLHCRLEESDNKFKSDNYEFKLYDSLKELYSDLKIKEEEFGLCRLLSGYSWEWKSLKENVPDITIEGLDLKWNATNEDWINSENAFNEVGCIHTTQGYDLNYTGIIFGEEITYNPDTKSIEIIAKNYFDKKGKNGIKNPALLKEYILNIYKTMMLRGIKGTYVYVCNDALRKYFKSFIL